Proteins encoded in a region of the Schaalia hyovaginalis genome:
- a CDS encoding adenylate/guanylate cyclase domain-containing protein produces the protein MGVEATRGSSPRRTGAPDEEPRDYGTISAYLPRLLGGPVVISARDLAERTGTTLERVADYWSSMGFRRPDPDAPTFTERDLEVYRSWNELVDSGAIDLATSRSLLRANSHLADRLSLWQFEALVEDAVRRFELDDTTARIYVLDHMRERVGAFEQMFVHSWRRQMESLLARLDKEVSQRGRQVSKDRFPLNRSLGFVDMVSYTSSSEILGGAVVELIERFEDESRQAITEAGGRVVKTIGDAVLYIADDLATGLQVVTSLIERLNADDRILPVRASFVRGDVFSRSGDVFGPTVNLASRLVDIAPVGRILTDPATAAAVAAGKGGEGYRLEEFPMAELRGFGQVSPYLLTARE, from the coding sequence ATGGGCGTCGAGGCGACCCGGGGCTCATCGCCCCGCCGTACCGGTGCTCCCGACGAGGAGCCCCGCGACTACGGCACCATCTCGGCGTATCTGCCGCGCCTGCTCGGCGGCCCGGTCGTCATCAGCGCGCGCGACCTCGCCGAACGGACCGGAACCACCCTGGAGCGCGTGGCCGACTACTGGTCGTCGATGGGATTCAGGCGACCCGATCCGGACGCCCCCACCTTCACCGAGCGCGATCTCGAGGTGTACCGCTCGTGGAACGAGCTCGTTGACTCCGGGGCGATCGACCTGGCGACGAGCCGTTCGCTGCTCCGCGCCAACTCCCACCTCGCCGACCGCTTGAGCCTGTGGCAGTTCGAGGCCCTGGTCGAGGACGCGGTGCGCCGCTTCGAGCTCGATGACACGACCGCTAGGATCTACGTGCTCGACCACATGCGCGAGCGGGTCGGAGCCTTCGAGCAGATGTTCGTCCATTCGTGGCGGCGCCAGATGGAATCGCTGCTCGCCCGTCTGGACAAGGAGGTCTCGCAGCGGGGCCGTCAGGTCTCCAAGGATCGATTCCCCTTGAACCGCTCGCTCGGTTTCGTGGACATGGTGTCCTACACCTCGTCCTCGGAGATCCTCGGGGGAGCGGTCGTCGAGCTCATCGAGCGCTTCGAGGACGAGTCGCGCCAGGCGATCACCGAAGCCGGCGGGCGAGTGGTGAAGACCATCGGCGATGCGGTCCTGTACATCGCCGATGACCTCGCCACTGGCCTGCAGGTGGTCACCTCGCTCATCGAGCGCCTGAACGCCGATGACCGGATCCTGCCGGTGCGCGCCTCCTTCGTGCGCGGCGATGTCTTCTCCCGATCGGGCGACGTCTTCGGCCCGACCGTGAACCTCGCGTCTCGTCTCGTGGACATCGCGCCGGTCGGCAGGATCCTCACCGATCCGGCGACCGCTGCCGCCGTCGCCGCCGGCAAGGGCGGAGAGGGCTATCGCCTCGAGGAGTTCCCGATGGCGGAATTGCGCGGCTTCGGCCAGGTGTCGCCCTACCTCCTCACGGCGAGGGAATAG
- a CDS encoding response regulator transcription factor: MTTVLLVEDDPAISEPLARALGREGYEVRAHGTGRGALAEVDGVDLVVLDLGLPDIDGLDVAREIRASGKTVPILILTARTDEVDMVVGLDTGADDYVTKPFRLAELLARVRALLRRTGAENSEGDLLAQDVRVDVNAHRAFAGDAELQLTAKEFELLRVLVREAGTVVERDALMREVWGSDPTGSTKTLDMHVSWLRRKLGDDAASPRYITTVRGMGFRFEIR, encoded by the coding sequence GTGACTACCGTCCTGCTTGTCGAAGATGATCCCGCGATCTCCGAACCCCTCGCCCGCGCACTGGGCCGAGAAGGGTACGAGGTGCGCGCGCACGGCACCGGCCGCGGCGCTCTCGCCGAGGTTGACGGCGTCGATCTCGTCGTCCTCGACCTCGGGCTTCCCGATATCGACGGCCTCGACGTCGCCCGCGAGATCCGCGCCTCGGGCAAAACCGTCCCGATCCTCATCCTCACGGCCCGCACGGACGAAGTCGACATGGTCGTCGGCCTCGACACCGGCGCCGATGACTACGTGACGAAGCCCTTCCGGCTCGCCGAGCTCCTCGCCCGGGTCCGCGCCCTCCTGCGCCGGACCGGTGCGGAGAACTCCGAGGGGGACCTGCTCGCCCAGGACGTCCGCGTCGACGTCAATGCGCACCGGGCCTTCGCCGGTGACGCGGAACTCCAACTCACCGCGAAGGAATTCGAACTGCTGCGCGTGCTCGTCCGCGAAGCGGGGACCGTCGTCGAACGCGACGCCCTCATGCGCGAAGTCTGGGGCTCGGATCCGACCGGATCGACGAAGACCCTGGACATGCACGTGTCGTGGCTGCGCCGCAAACTCGGCGACGACGCCGCCAGCCCGCGCTACATCACGACCGTTCGGGGCATGGGTTTCAGATTCGAGATCCGATAG
- the galE gene encoding UDP-glucose 4-epimerase GalE — translation MSILVTGGAGYIGAHVVRILLERGDDVVVADDFSTGAPERVEGARIIELDLAEDRAVTVLANTMVDEDVTAVIHFAAKKQVGESVKRPIHYYRQNIGSLANVLTAMNEAGVEHIIFSSSAAVYGVPPVGVVAEDAECRPINPYGETKLIGEWMMADAERAWGLKWIGLRYFNVAGAGWADLADPAILNLIPMVLDRIEKGEPARIFGADYATEDGTCVRDYIHVLDLAEAHVSALDALEAGRAPEHRVFNVGTGRGTSVREIIDGLRKVSGIDFEVLVEDRRAGDPPHLIGDPKRLNEELGWSAHRGLDDILKSAWEGWQAGPRRIAIRE, via the coding sequence ATGAGCATTCTCGTCACCGGAGGCGCCGGCTACATCGGCGCGCACGTCGTCCGCATTCTTCTCGAGCGCGGTGACGATGTCGTCGTCGCCGACGACTTCTCCACGGGCGCGCCCGAGCGCGTCGAGGGGGCCAGGATCATCGAACTCGACCTGGCGGAGGATCGGGCCGTCACCGTCCTCGCGAACACGATGGTCGATGAAGACGTCACGGCGGTGATCCACTTCGCGGCGAAGAAGCAGGTCGGCGAGTCGGTGAAACGGCCGATCCACTACTACCGGCAGAACATCGGATCGCTGGCGAATGTGCTCACCGCGATGAACGAGGCGGGGGTCGAGCACATCATCTTCTCCTCCTCCGCCGCGGTGTACGGCGTGCCGCCCGTCGGAGTCGTTGCGGAGGACGCCGAATGCCGCCCGATCAATCCCTACGGGGAGACGAAGCTCATCGGTGAATGGATGATGGCCGATGCCGAGCGCGCCTGGGGGCTGAAGTGGATCGGACTCAGGTACTTCAACGTCGCCGGCGCCGGATGGGCGGACCTGGCCGATCCCGCGATCCTCAATCTCATCCCCATGGTGCTCGATCGCATCGAGAAGGGCGAACCCGCCCGGATCTTCGGCGCCGACTACGCCACCGAGGACGGCACCTGCGTCAGGGACTACATCCACGTCCTCGACCTGGCCGAGGCGCACGTGTCCGCCCTCGACGCCCTAGAGGCCGGTCGCGCGCCGGAGCACCGGGTCTTCAACGTCGGGACGGGACGGGGCACTTCGGTCCGCGAGATCATCGACGGCCTGCGGAAGGTGAGCGGGATCGATTTCGAGGTGCTCGTCGAGGATCGCCGGGCCGGGGATCCGCCGCATCTCATCGGCGATCCGAAGCGCTTGAACGAGGAACTCGGCTGGAGCGCTCACCGAGGTCTGGACGACATCCTGAAGTCGGCCTGGGAGGGCTGGCAGGCCGGCCCCAGAAGGATCGCGATCCGGGAATGA
- a CDS encoding HAMP domain-containing sensor histidine kinase — protein sequence MRRRATDMILAAVAVVALLMGIPGAAASSYLVWAADQEGAEARVEAVVRTIDRRIANEDPVDEHLIASLLSPESLDLGKASSAITTRATGPLFIGETPKGPTHIVRISSPSGTAIKTEISAIPSLKRVAAVCGLFIAGMSICLLVGLALARSFSRRLSAPLIYLAAQAEQIGSGQVRAQLKPSGIEEIDLVQEELVRTGERMAGRLAAERQFAADASHQLRTPLTALSMRLEEIELISTEEEVQEEARTCLEQVERLTGVVADLLDANARSAGQTEAIHILEAFNTQREEWEEAFEKSGRQLVFTDEAALPVLADGPKLSQVLATLIENSLHYGNGTTRVVARKSANSRGVVIEVSDEGEGVADDLAPDIFEKGVSGHGSTGIGLALARDLAGAMGGRLELTSNHPPVFTLSLAAIPASLDPDQVMPQGPVVSMGRRSRRF from the coding sequence ATGCGCAGACGAGCGACAGACATGATCCTCGCGGCCGTCGCAGTGGTCGCCCTGCTCATGGGCATACCGGGCGCCGCCGCCTCCTCCTACCTCGTGTGGGCCGCCGATCAGGAGGGCGCCGAGGCCCGCGTCGAGGCGGTCGTGCGGACGATCGATCGCAGGATCGCGAATGAGGACCCCGTCGACGAACACCTCATCGCCTCCCTCCTGTCCCCCGAATCCCTGGATCTGGGCAAGGCGTCCTCGGCGATCACGACGAGGGCGACCGGCCCCCTTTTCATCGGGGAGACCCCGAAGGGCCCGACGCACATCGTGAGGATCTCCTCGCCCTCGGGAACGGCCATCAAGACGGAGATCTCGGCGATCCCCTCTTTGAAGCGCGTCGCAGCGGTGTGCGGCCTCTTCATCGCGGGCATGAGCATCTGCCTGCTCGTCGGTCTCGCACTGGCGCGCTCCTTCTCCCGGCGCCTCTCCGCCCCCCTCATCTACCTCGCCGCGCAGGCCGAGCAGATCGGCTCGGGTCAGGTGCGCGCCCAGCTCAAGCCCTCGGGGATCGAAGAGATCGACCTCGTCCAGGAGGAGCTCGTCCGCACGGGCGAACGCATGGCGGGCCGCCTGGCCGCGGAGCGCCAGTTCGCGGCCGACGCCTCCCACCAGCTCCGCACGCCCTTGACGGCGCTGTCGATGCGCCTGGAGGAGATCGAACTCATCTCCACCGAGGAGGAGGTCCAAGAAGAGGCCCGCACCTGCTTGGAACAGGTGGAGCGCCTGACCGGAGTGGTCGCCGACCTCCTCGATGCGAATGCGCGCTCGGCGGGGCAGACCGAGGCGATTCACATCCTCGAGGCCTTCAACACGCAGCGCGAGGAATGGGAGGAGGCCTTCGAGAAGTCGGGGCGCCAGCTCGTCTTCACGGACGAGGCCGCGCTTCCCGTTCTCGCCGACGGGCCGAAACTCTCCCAGGTCCTCGCCACCCTCATTGAGAACTCGCTGCACTACGGGAACGGCACGACCCGAGTCGTCGCGCGCAAGTCCGCGAACAGCAGGGGCGTGGTCATCGAAGTCTCCGACGAGGGCGAGGGCGTGGCGGACGATCTGGCTCCGGACATCTTCGAGAAGGGGGTGTCGGGTCACGGCTCGACGGGCATCGGCCTCGCCCTCGCCAGGGACCTCGCCGGTGCGATGGGAGGACGACTCGAGCTGACGAGCAATCACCCGCCCGTCTTCACCCTGTCCCTCGCCGCGATCCCCGCCTCCCTCGATCCTGACCAGGTGATGCCCCAGGGGCCCGTCGTGTCGATGGGCCGGCGCTCGCGACGATTCTGA
- a CDS encoding N-acetylmuramoyl-L-alanine amidase produces the protein MASSIGSILIASLAFGASAPARSAQPSDPQSPQPIQAIRLTDAQGEPTEVGESALVPVEVGVGKGAKPLTRSGLWKTKDGFDPGQGARLLTEPLAVDSYMVTGLTWRGGMDEASTASVLIRVRENSVWSDWYLLEADESGGRDGERPTFGTDPFVTAGADGIQVLMSGSGELPADLSIELVPSNPEGREVLAPDEVETTTANATGLDQASIAAGEDQELKEVLAEANQSAPANALPPSGSGAEPDDRSDPASPRTTTSGAIAGGMSVNAPLKKILPAATTANGLPVPVVTRSEWGAGASSGGWTPEYVHAPFVVVHHTAGTNNYTCAQSADIVRGIYSYHANSLRWGDIGYNILVDKCGTAFEGRYGTLASPKGSMVVAGHSYGFNSGTMGISLLGEYTSTVPSAASLSTVGKLAGWQLKRAGVSPTSTGTFISQGNSKYPQGTRVNLPRISGHRDNGYTACPGDAVYSRMGTIRSIAEGGASTGADPGVSSPESPAQLTGKGTWILDSNHWRWLNSDGSYAADTWASINGSTYYFGVDSIMHEGWLALGSQWYYLTPSSGALARGLLSLADGVYDLGSSGAMRTGWVRYSNGWRYYDDSGRQVTGWRIVSAFWYYLEPSTGIMKTGWFTSRGSTYYLDPATGAMAASWTTINGQRYYFDPTSGALLKGGFATISGGRYYLDPASGAARSGWTRIGTTWYYFEPSTGAMRTGWLLDRNTWYYLTPSTGAMHTGWLLDRNTWYYLTPSTGAMHTGWLLDRNTWYYLTPGTGAMVTGAQNVNGTRYVFNSSGALR, from the coding sequence TTGGCATCATCAATCGGGTCGATCCTGATCGCCTCGCTCGCATTCGGCGCATCCGCGCCCGCCCGGAGCGCTCAGCCCTCCGACCCGCAATCGCCTCAACCGATTCAGGCCATCAGGCTGACCGATGCCCAAGGCGAACCGACCGAGGTCGGCGAGAGCGCCCTGGTCCCCGTGGAGGTCGGCGTCGGCAAAGGCGCCAAGCCCCTGACGCGCTCCGGGCTGTGGAAGACGAAAGACGGTTTCGATCCCGGTCAAGGCGCCCGGCTCTTGACGGAACCGCTCGCCGTTGATTCCTACATGGTGACGGGATTGACCTGGCGAGGGGGCATGGATGAGGCCTCGACGGCTTCCGTGCTCATTCGAGTGCGCGAGAACTCGGTCTGGAGCGACTGGTATCTTCTCGAGGCGGATGAATCGGGCGGACGCGACGGCGAGCGCCCGACCTTCGGCACCGATCCCTTCGTCACCGCGGGCGCCGACGGCATTCAAGTGCTCATGAGCGGTTCGGGCGAGTTGCCTGCGGACCTGTCCATCGAGCTCGTCCCCTCCAACCCCGAGGGCCGTGAAGTGCTCGCGCCCGATGAGGTCGAGACGACGACGGCGAACGCCACCGGCCTCGATCAGGCCTCGATCGCCGCCGGCGAGGACCAGGAGTTGAAGGAGGTCCTCGCCGAGGCGAACCAATCCGCGCCCGCCAACGCCCTTCCTCCGAGCGGGAGCGGAGCCGAGCCTGACGACCGGAGCGACCCGGCGTCCCCCCGGACGACCACGAGCGGCGCCATCGCCGGAGGGATGTCCGTCAACGCCCCCCTCAAGAAGATCCTCCCGGCTGCGACCACCGCGAACGGCCTCCCCGTGCCGGTCGTCACTCGGAGCGAGTGGGGAGCCGGCGCTTCGAGCGGAGGCTGGACTCCCGAATACGTCCACGCCCCCTTCGTCGTCGTGCATCACACCGCCGGGACGAACAACTACACCTGCGCGCAGTCGGCGGATATCGTGCGGGGGATCTACTCCTACCACGCCAATTCCCTCCGCTGGGGCGACATCGGGTACAACATCCTCGTCGACAAGTGCGGTACGGCATTCGAGGGGCGCTACGGCACGCTCGCCTCGCCCAAGGGGTCGATGGTCGTCGCCGGCCACTCCTACGGATTCAACTCGGGCACCATGGGGATCTCGCTCCTCGGGGAGTACACCTCGACCGTCCCCTCCGCGGCCTCGCTCTCCACGGTCGGCAAGCTCGCCGGATGGCAGTTGAAACGGGCGGGCGTCTCGCCCACCTCGACCGGCACGTTCATCTCCCAGGGGAACAGCAAGTACCCCCAGGGGACGAGGGTCAATTTGCCGAGGATTTCAGGCCATCGCGACAACGGCTACACGGCCTGCCCGGGCGACGCCGTCTACTCGCGGATGGGCACGATCCGTTCGATCGCGGAGGGCGGCGCGAGCACCGGAGCGGATCCGGGCGTCTCATCACCCGAATCACCGGCGCAGCTCACGGGCAAGGGCACGTGGATCCTCGACTCCAACCATTGGCGCTGGCTGAACTCCGACGGCTCCTACGCCGCGGACACCTGGGCGTCGATCAACGGAAGCACCTACTACTTCGGCGTCGATTCGATCATGCACGAAGGATGGCTCGCCTTGGGCTCGCAGTGGTACTACCTCACGCCGAGCTCCGGCGCACTGGCGCGCGGCCTGCTCAGCCTCGCCGACGGCGTCTACGACCTCGGGTCCTCCGGCGCGATGCGCACCGGATGGGTCAGGTACTCGAACGGGTGGAGGTACTACGACGATTCGGGTCGGCAGGTCACCGGCTGGCGGATCGTCTCCGCCTTCTGGTACTACCTCGAGCCGTCGACGGGCATCATGAAGACCGGATGGTTCACGTCCAGGGGCTCCACGTACTACCTCGACCCCGCCACTGGCGCCATGGCCGCCTCGTGGACGACGATCAACGGGCAGCGGTACTACTTCGACCCGACGAGCGGCGCGCTCCTCAAGGGAGGGTTCGCAACGATCTCGGGCGGCAGGTACTACCTGGATCCCGCGAGCGGAGCGGCGCGTTCGGGCTGGACGAGGATCGGCACCACCTGGTACTACTTCGAGCCCTCAACCGGAGCGATGCGCACCGGCTGGCTCCTCGACCGCAACACCTGGTACTACCTCACCCCCTCAACCGGAGCCATGCACACCGGCTGGCTCCTCGACCGCAACACCTGGTACTACCTCACCCCCTCAACCGGAGCCATGCACACCGGCTGGCTCCTCGACCGCAACACCTGGTACTACCTCACCCCCGGCACCGGAGCGATGGTGACGGGGGCGCAGAACGTCAACGGCACGCGATACGTCTTCAACTCTTCGGGCGCACTGCGGTAG
- a CDS encoding LCP family protein, with protein sequence MGVAKDDAAPRQWRVDTGGDGLAPEPVRRLMPTTADQPSKEQPPSFAPKRLRELRGGASPRPGAGAPDAQASTRTAPPSYAPRSQQPGGIRTQSAPSSRPRAQASAPQWRPAQAPVPPSPQRRPAARPPRKRPRTARRLLGLAALLLAALVAWASFLVWDANGNLGRVNALSGAADTPGTTYLLAGSDSRDDGAVQDGFTDSARTDSIMLVNVAPNGQAAVVTIPRDTLVEIPDYGWDKINSSYALGGESLLVATVENLTGLTVDHYVQVGMGGVADIVDAVGGVNLCYDGDVTDDPSGLVWSAGCHDADGATALAFSRMRYSDPTGDIGRTLRQRQVISKVIGKAASPSSLLNPSRALRLERAGSRAFTVDESDSIVDVAKLVLAFRSASGSGMMGTPPIAALDYLTDAGGMAVLLSDTTAPDFFAALRDGGLTADDFNALPQ encoded by the coding sequence ATGGGAGTCGCTAAGGACGACGCCGCGCCGCGCCAGTGGCGCGTCGACACCGGCGGCGACGGCCTCGCCCCGGAGCCCGTCCGCAGGCTCATGCCGACCACGGCCGATCAGCCTTCGAAGGAGCAGCCCCCCTCCTTCGCGCCCAAGAGGCTCCGGGAACTGCGGGGCGGCGCCTCCCCCCGGCCCGGAGCAGGCGCCCCTGACGCTCAAGCATCAACGAGGACGGCGCCTCCCTCGTACGCGCCCCGCTCGCAACAGCCCGGCGGTATCCGCACGCAGTCGGCCCCCTCGTCCCGCCCTCGGGCGCAGGCGAGCGCCCCGCAGTGGCGGCCTGCGCAGGCTCCCGTTCCCCCTTCACCGCAGCGGCGCCCGGCGGCGCGTCCGCCGCGCAAACGCCCTCGGACCGCCAGGAGGCTCCTCGGCCTCGCGGCGCTCCTCCTCGCGGCTCTCGTCGCCTGGGCCTCCTTCCTCGTCTGGGATGCCAACGGGAATCTCGGCAGGGTCAACGCCCTTTCGGGGGCCGCCGATACGCCGGGAACGACCTACCTGCTCGCCGGTTCGGACTCTCGCGATGACGGTGCCGTTCAAGACGGCTTCACGGATTCCGCGCGGACCGACTCGATCATGCTGGTGAACGTCGCCCCCAACGGCCAGGCCGCCGTCGTCACGATTCCGCGCGACACCCTTGTCGAGATCCCCGACTACGGCTGGGACAAGATCAACTCCTCCTACGCGCTCGGCGGTGAATCCCTTCTCGTGGCGACCGTGGAGAATCTCACGGGACTGACCGTCGACCACTACGTCCAGGTCGGCATGGGCGGCGTCGCCGACATCGTCGACGCCGTCGGCGGCGTCAACCTCTGCTACGACGGCGATGTCACCGACGACCCTTCGGGCCTCGTGTGGAGTGCGGGATGCCATGATGCCGATGGCGCGACAGCGCTCGCCTTCTCGAGGATGCGCTACTCGGATCCGACGGGCGATATCGGACGCACGCTCCGTCAGCGCCAGGTGATCTCCAAGGTCATCGGCAAGGCCGCATCCCCGTCCTCACTCCTCAACCCCTCGCGCGCGCTTCGCCTCGAACGCGCCGGTTCGCGGGCCTTCACCGTGGACGAGTCCGATTCGATCGTCGACGTCGCGAAGCTGGTCCTCGCGTTCCGCTCGGCCTCGGGTTCCGGGATGATGGGCACTCCGCCCATCGCGGCTCTCGACTACCTCACGGACGCGGGCGGCATGGCCGTGCTGCTCAGCGATACGACCGCACCGGATTTCTTCGCCGCACTGCGCGATGGGGGGCTCACCGCCGACGATTTCAATGCGCTTCCCCAGTGA
- a CDS encoding LCP family protein, with protein MSTRTNATSRGLRPIQHAATNPFRFGAIRSVFAALLTVVLFVGSTGAFVYHSLAAQVRDAALDISRFTAAQSGGEAVEPTPIDQFNGRAITLLVSGVDSRYNQDDAGYGSAEELSTIQSDTTMVARISADRSTVTVISIPRDLITLIPPCITQNGSSYAYEGMFNSAFSTGAVTNDLAGGVACTKTTVEEMTGLTIDAFVVVDFAGFKGMIDALGGVWFDVPEPMQDYYSGLNVDAGCQKFDAYTALAFARARHDVGDGSDISRIGRQQQLVSAMLREVLSKNFVTDLPALLSFLQAAIGSLTVSPNLGDIRGDAGLLLSLLNIDKANIRFVTLPWSPSPADPNRVLAVEPNASNLWAALANDAPLPIGTEYTDGNGVTQIVPDPALQTTTTEQNGDEPAAAEAPADPSTALAPAAPAPEPAPAPQTCPPTQ; from the coding sequence ATGAGTACACGCACGAACGCCACCAGTAGAGGGCTACGCCCGATCCAGCACGCTGCGACGAACCCCTTTCGCTTCGGCGCGATCCGCTCGGTATTCGCGGCGCTCTTGACGGTCGTCCTCTTCGTGGGTTCAACCGGGGCCTTCGTCTATCACAGCCTCGCCGCCCAGGTGAGGGACGCCGCCCTTGACATCTCCCGATTCACGGCGGCACAGTCCGGGGGCGAAGCGGTCGAGCCGACGCCGATCGACCAGTTCAACGGCCGTGCGATCACTTTGCTCGTCTCGGGCGTGGATTCCCGTTACAACCAGGACGATGCGGGCTACGGCTCGGCGGAGGAGCTGTCCACCATCCAGTCGGACACGACGATGGTGGCGCGCATCTCCGCGGATCGTTCGACGGTCACCGTCATTTCGATCCCGCGCGACCTCATCACCCTCATCCCCCCGTGCATCACCCAGAACGGTTCGAGCTACGCCTACGAGGGGATGTTCAACTCGGCCTTCTCGACCGGCGCGGTCACCAATGACCTCGCCGGGGGCGTCGCCTGCACCAAGACGACCGTGGAGGAGATGACGGGGCTGACCATCGACGCCTTCGTCGTCGTCGATTTCGCGGGCTTCAAGGGGATGATCGACGCCCTCGGCGGCGTGTGGTTCGACGTTCCAGAACCCATGCAGGACTACTACTCCGGCTTGAACGTCGATGCGGGCTGCCAGAAGTTCGACGCCTACACGGCCCTCGCCTTCGCCAGGGCGCGGCACGATGTGGGCGACGGCTCGGACATCTCGCGCATCGGACGCCAGCAGCAGCTGGTCTCGGCCATGCTCCGCGAAGTCCTGTCGAAGAACTTCGTCACTGACCTTCCCGCGCTCCTCTCCTTCCTTCAAGCCGCGATCGGCTCGCTCACCGTCTCACCGAATCTGGGCGATATCAGGGGCGATGCGGGGCTCTTGCTCTCGCTGCTCAACATCGACAAGGCGAACATCCGTTTCGTCACCCTCCCCTGGTCCCCCTCCCCCGCGGATCCGAACCGCGTCCTCGCCGTCGAGCCCAATGCCTCCAACCTCTGGGCGGCCCTCGCCAATGATGCGCCCCTGCCGATCGGGACCGAGTACACCGACGGCAATGGCGTGACTCAGATCGTGCCCGATCCCGCCCTTCAGACGACCACGACGGAGCAGAACGGCGACGAACCCGCTGCCGCTGAGGCGCCCGCGGATCCTTCGACGGCCCTCGCGCCCGCCGCTCCCGCTCCTGAACCCGCGCCCGCTCCCCAGACCTGCCCCCCGACGCAATGA
- a CDS encoding 5-(carboxyamino)imidazole ribonucleotide synthase: MESFSTARPVVAVIGGGQLARMMQESAIALGLELRPLVEEPGGSTGQVVVASRVGTPADADEVRALVDGASVLTFEHEHIPAPLLAALEGELPIEPKPEALLYAQDKLAMRERLSDLGIPCPRWAKVEDEEALDAFGELIGFPLVVKTPRGGYDGHGVRVIDSAGEVADWFASGPLLAEELVPYDFEVSALCARRPSGEIASWPLARSEQVDGVCSVVTAPAPGISPSTAERAKEIGERVAAELGVTGVLAVEMFVVKGAEGERVFVNELAMRPHNTGHWTIDGAVTSQFEQHLRAVLDLPLGSTAIKAPGSTSVMVNLLGSAYADPALALPRALAGHPEAKIHLYGKEVRPGRKLGHVTVVDKDPLRARREAETVVALLRGDR, translated from the coding sequence ATGGAGTCCTTCTCGACTGCTCGTCCCGTCGTAGCCGTGATCGGAGGCGGGCAGCTCGCTCGCATGATGCAGGAGAGCGCCATCGCCCTCGGCCTGGAGCTGCGCCCGCTCGTGGAGGAACCCGGGGGATCGACCGGGCAGGTCGTCGTCGCCTCCCGCGTGGGGACCCCCGCCGACGCCGATGAAGTGCGCGCCCTCGTCGATGGCGCTTCGGTCCTCACATTCGAACACGAGCACATTCCCGCGCCCCTCCTCGCGGCCCTTGAAGGCGAACTCCCCATCGAGCCGAAGCCCGAGGCACTGCTCTACGCCCAGGACAAGCTTGCGATGCGCGAACGCCTCAGTGACCTGGGGATCCCGTGCCCGAGGTGGGCGAAGGTCGAGGACGAAGAGGCTCTGGACGCCTTCGGCGAGCTGATCGGCTTCCCCCTCGTCGTGAAGACCCCCCGGGGCGGATACGACGGACACGGCGTGCGCGTCATCGATTCCGCGGGCGAAGTCGCCGACTGGTTCGCCTCGGGGCCCCTTCTCGCCGAGGAGCTCGTCCCCTACGACTTCGAGGTCTCGGCACTGTGCGCCAGGCGCCCCAGCGGTGAGATCGCCTCCTGGCCCCTCGCCCGCAGCGAACAGGTCGACGGGGTCTGCTCGGTTGTGACGGCGCCCGCGCCGGGGATCTCGCCGAGCACCGCCGAACGCGCCAAGGAGATCGGAGAGAGGGTCGCCGCCGAGCTCGGCGTCACGGGCGTCCTCGCCGTCGAGATGTTCGTCGTGAAGGGCGCCGAGGGCGAGCGCGTCTTCGTCAACGAATTGGCGATGCGCCCCCACAACACGGGTCATTGGACCATCGACGGCGCCGTGACGAGCCAATTCGAACAGCACCTGCGCGCAGTCCTCGACCTTCCCCTCGGCTCGACCGCGATCAAGGCTCCGGGTTCGACCTCGGTGATGGTGAACCTCCTCGGTTCGGCCTACGCGGACCCGGCGCTCGCCCTGCCCCGGGCGCTCGCGGGGCATCCGGAGGCGAAGATCCACCTCTACGGCAAAGAGGTCCGCCCTGGGCGCAAACTCGGTCACGTGACGGTGGTCGATAAGGATCCGCTTCGCGCCAGGAGGGAAGCGGAGACGGTGGTCGCGCTCCTGCGCGGCGATCGCTGA
- the purE gene encoding 5-(carboxyamino)imidazole ribonucleotide mutase → MSEVPMELGIRLSSTGEGPLVGVVMGSDSDWPTMAPAIEALAEFGIACEVGVVSAHRMPEDMVAYGRSASARGLRVVIAGAGGAAHLPGMLAALTELPVIGVPVPLKHLDGVDSLHSIVQMPAGVPVATVSIGGARNAGLLAARILSAGEGDFAADLRERMRGFQKSLRDLAAAKGEALARRIEDSH, encoded by the coding sequence ATGAGTGAAGTCCCGATGGAACTCGGCATCCGCCTGTCCTCGACGGGGGAGGGGCCCCTCGTGGGGGTGGTCATGGGCTCGGACTCGGACTGGCCGACGATGGCCCCGGCGATCGAGGCCCTCGCCGAATTCGGAATCGCCTGCGAAGTCGGTGTCGTCTCGGCCCACAGGATGCCCGAGGACATGGTCGCCTACGGGCGTTCGGCTTCCGCTCGCGGACTCCGCGTCGTGATCGCGGGGGCGGGAGGGGCCGCCCATTTGCCGGGGATGCTCGCCGCTCTCACCGAGCTGCCCGTGATCGGCGTGCCCGTGCCGCTCAAGCACCTCGACGGCGTCGACTCGCTGCACTCGATCGTCCAGATGCCCGCGGGGGTTCCGGTGGCGACCGTCTCGATCGGCGGCGCCAGGAATGCGGGGCTGCTCGCCGCCAGGATCCTCTCGGCCGGAGAGGGCGACTTCGCCGCGGATCTGCGCGAGCGGATGCGCGGGTTCCAGAAGTCGCTGCGCGATCTCGCGGCTGCGAAGGGCGAGGCGCTTGCGCGCCGGATCGAGGACTCGCACTGA